The genomic DNA ATGATTGTTAATGGAGGTGAAGGCTGGGATGAGAGTTGAACAGTTACGTTCAGGCGATCTCGTTCCGGCTGAATCCACCCCTGTGAGCGGTCCAGACCGCTGCGACGGTCCACTTTGCCGCAACTGGCGACAGCGGCTGCATTCTGATAATGTTACATAGTTTAAATCAGGCGACAACATTAGTGAGGAGCGATGTATGCGTTGGCGTGATCTTCGGCGCAGCCGGAATGTGGAAGACCGACGTGATGAATCCCCTTCCGCGGAGCGAGGCGGAGGGGGCGGCGTGCGGCTCGGTGGGACGGGGTTGCTGCTAGTGCTGGTGGCCAGCCTGATCTTCGGGGTCAATCCGCTGGAGGTGATGAATCTGCTGGGGAATGCGCCGACCACCTCGGTCCCCCGGCAAACGCCGCCCCGGTCGCCCTCTCCGGATGATCCAATGGCGGACTTTGTCAGCGCCATTCTGGGCGATACCGAAGATGTGTGGAGCCGCTGGTTTCAGACCCAGGGTGGTCAGTATCCGCCGCCAAAGCTCGTTTTGTTTCGTGATGCGGTGCAATCCGCCTGCGGTTTCGCCAATGCGGCGGTGGGTCCGTTCTATTGCCCCGGCGACCGACAGGTTTATCTCGATCTGGCGTTTTTCCAGGAACTGTCCCAACGCTTCGGCGCCCCTGGCGATTTTGCGCGCGCCTACGTCATTGCCCACGAGATCGGCCATCATGTCCAGAACGTGATCGGCCTCTCCGAAAAGATTCAGGCGCAACGACGACAACTGCCCGAAGCGCAAGCCAACGCTCTGTCGGTATTAATGGAATTACAGGCGGATTGTCTGGCCGGGATTTGGGGCCATTTTGCCCAACAACAGGGTGTACTGGAGCCTGGCGACATCGAGGCGGCGCTGCGCGCCGCCGCCGCAATCGGAGATGATCGTCTCCAGCGACAGGCGCGCGGCGTGGTAATCCCTGATTCTTTCACGCACGGCACCTCGCAACAACGCACACAATGGTTCACGCGAGGGCTGG from Gammaproteobacteria bacterium includes the following:
- a CDS encoding neutral zinc metallopeptidase, with the translated sequence MRWRDLRRSRNVEDRRDESPSAERGGGGGVRLGGTGLLLVLVASLIFGVNPLEVMNLLGNAPTTSVPRQTPPRSPSPDDPMADFVSAILGDTEDVWSRWFQTQGGQYPPPKLVLFRDAVQSACGFANAAVGPFYCPGDRQVYLDLAFFQELSQRFGAPGDFARAYVIAHEIGHHVQNVIGLSEKIQAQRRQLPEAQANALSVLMELQADCLAGIWGHFAQQQGVLEPGDIEAALRAAAAIGDDRLQRQARGVVIPDSFTHGTSQQRTQWFTRGLETGDVKACNTFVAQRP